Proteins from a genomic interval of Candidatus Edwardsbacteria bacterium:
- a CDS encoding alpha-amylase, giving the protein MFLKDAPIFEFHISRRCRKKYGFEEVIYGLHGNVILTDFPAIQRLADRMNLVRDAGNNPHLAVKAAEINIIALIEEILHLVAAGYRRQVNPKIFESALENLSAAIKPAETDKCLNNFIGSFPPLKVLTSEQTSSEYLADSSDGYSHQAVALEELLFLFLANDNPAYRHYSELFDDASLRKSTKYLDGISALKEFLKTQPKFGPQNLDLFELLKSPALASPYSLAGQLEYIKENWKDILPDEIFEKLTDRILRALDVLKEAERFRGFAPGLEPLPDYKKIFAGPDGSPDHEPEKYSPDLDWMPNLVMMAKNTYVWLDQLSKKYQADIGRLDQVPDQELQLLAESGFTGLWLIGVWERSLASQKIKQICGNPEAVSSAYSLYDYRISDDLGGDGAYYNLKDRAMGHGIRIAVDMVPNHTGIFSKWIVEHPEWFVQLNDPPYPAYSFNGPDLSGDPDIGIYIEDGYYSKRDAAVVFKRLDKRSGQVCYIYHGNDGTHMPWNDTAQLNFLLPDLREAVIGEILRVARYSSVIRFDAAMTLAKKHYQRLWFPQPGSGGDIPSRSWQGMSKEEFDNVFPVEFWREVVERVAKEVPDTLLLAEAFWLMEGYFVRTLGMHRVYNSAFMNMLKREENANYRTIIRNLLEFDPQILKRFVNFMNNPDEEPAAAQFGKGDKYFGVCAMMSTLPGLPMFGHGQIEGYAEKYGMEYRRAYWDENPDQDLMDRHRRQIFPLLKKRYLFSQVDNFVLYDVASSGGHNLHDIFAYSNSAGGEQALVIYNNRYQRSEGWVNWSVLYKRSDQSELARTKLAEKLGLAGDGWMVFRDMLSGLEYLRPARQIWDSGLYVQLNGFECHVFTNFYHQADPTGEYAMLAASLKGQGTPSIERVLWEQRMEGLLGSFEELLIPLHNPAGLAKATDDGLAKLDLVRRTRESLQRLVPEASKIFGLPAASLPAPEELAAEIIERFRCSTLAPVTLDKRLSALLSATDKGGFDEMDLSVFYAFLVFRHVNRLIPQPQARELLWNRLENVLENGRLPGGKTYSTRLLVEALSEGDWDWPIVMREKPALRRFLERPKVLQYLECNWHQNVLWFNKENFLYLVFCLAMAGLTFAPDGTKALGYRRILVLIYRTALKMVNLAESSGYDYHRLIELLEGEIKNAP; this is encoded by the coding sequence ATGTTTTTAAAGGACGCCCCCATATTTGAATTTCACATCTCCCGCCGCTGCCGAAAAAAGTACGGCTTCGAGGAGGTCATCTACGGTCTGCACGGCAATGTGATACTTACCGACTTCCCGGCAATACAACGCCTGGCCGACCGGATGAACCTGGTGCGGGATGCCGGCAATAATCCCCATCTGGCGGTCAAGGCCGCCGAGATAAATATCATCGCCCTGATCGAGGAGATCCTCCACCTTGTGGCTGCCGGCTACCGGCGGCAGGTCAACCCCAAAATATTCGAATCGGCCTTAGAAAACCTTTCTGCCGCCATAAAACCAGCCGAAACGGATAAGTGCCTTAATAATTTTATCGGGTCATTCCCCCCGCTGAAGGTCCTTACAAGCGAGCAGACCTCTTCAGAATATCTTGCCGACAGTAGTGACGGCTACTCCCACCAGGCGGTTGCTTTGGAGGAGCTGCTGTTCCTGTTCCTGGCTAATGACAACCCCGCCTACCGCCATTACTCCGAACTGTTCGACGATGCATCCCTGCGTAAAAGCACAAAATATCTTGATGGCATATCCGCCCTGAAAGAATTTTTAAAGACCCAGCCCAAATTCGGGCCGCAAAATCTGGACCTTTTCGAACTATTGAAATCTCCGGCCCTGGCCAGCCCTTACTCGCTGGCCGGACAGTTGGAATACATCAAAGAGAATTGGAAGGATATCCTCCCGGACGAAATATTCGAAAAACTTACCGATAGGATCCTCCGGGCCCTGGATGTATTGAAGGAGGCCGAGCGGTTCCGGGGGTTCGCCCCCGGGCTGGAGCCGTTGCCGGATTATAAAAAGATATTCGCCGGGCCGGACGGCTCGCCCGATCACGAGCCTGAAAAATATTCGCCGGATCTGGACTGGATGCCCAACCTGGTGATGATGGCCAAAAACACCTACGTCTGGCTGGACCAGTTGTCTAAAAAATACCAGGCCGATATCGGGCGCCTGGACCAGGTGCCCGATCAGGAACTGCAGCTGCTGGCCGAAAGCGGATTCACCGGGCTATGGCTGATAGGGGTCTGGGAACGCAGTCTGGCCTCGCAGAAAATAAAGCAGATCTGCGGCAACCCCGAGGCGGTCTCCTCGGCCTATTCCTTATATGATTACCGGATATCGGACGACCTGGGCGGCGACGGCGCCTATTATAATTTAAAGGACCGGGCCATGGGCCACGGCATCCGGATCGCCGTTGACATGGTGCCCAATCACACCGGGATATTCTCCAAATGGATAGTGGAGCACCCCGAATGGTTCGTCCAGCTGAATGATCCGCCCTATCCCGCCTATTCCTTCAACGGGCCGGACCTCTCCGGCGATCCAGATATCGGTATCTATATCGAGGACGGTTATTACAGCAAGCGGGATGCCGCGGTGGTGTTCAAGCGGCTGGATAAGCGAAGCGGCCAGGTGTGTTATATCTACCACGGCAATGACGGCACCCATATGCCCTGGAACGACACCGCCCAGCTGAATTTTCTGCTACCCGATCTCCGGGAGGCGGTGATCGGCGAGATATTGAGGGTGGCCCGCTATTCCTCGGTGATCCGTTTCGACGCCGCCATGACCCTGGCCAAGAAGCATTACCAACGTTTGTGGTTCCCCCAGCCCGGCAGCGGTGGCGATATCCCCTCCCGCTCCTGGCAGGGGATGAGCAAGGAGGAATTCGATAATGTCTTTCCCGTGGAGTTCTGGCGGGAAGTGGTGGAGCGGGTGGCCAAAGAGGTTCCCGACACCCTGCTGCTGGCCGAGGCCTTCTGGCTGATGGAGGGCTACTTCGTGCGCACCCTGGGGATGCACCGGGTGTACAACAGCGCCTTCATGAACATGCTCAAGCGCGAGGAGAACGCCAACTACCGAACGATCATCCGGAACCTGCTGGAGTTCGACCCCCAGATCCTGAAGCGTTTCGTCAATTTCATGAACAATCCCGACGAGGAGCCGGCCGCGGCCCAGTTCGGCAAGGGCGACAAATATTTCGGGGTCTGCGCCATGATGTCCACCCTGCCGGGCCTGCCCATGTTCGGACACGGGCAGATCGAGGGCTATGCTGAGAAGTACGGCATGGAATACCGCCGGGCCTACTGGGACGAGAATCCGGATCAGGATCTGATGGACCGTCACCGGCGCCAGATATTCCCCCTGCTGAAAAAACGCTACCTGTTCAGCCAGGTGGATAACTTCGTGCTTTACGATGTGGCCTCATCCGGCGGACATAACCTGCACGATATTTTCGCCTATTCCAACTCGGCCGGCGGGGAACAGGCCCTGGTAATTTATAACAATCGCTATCAAAGATCGGAGGGCTGGGTAAACTGGTCGGTGCTCTATAAAAGATCTGATCAGTCCGAATTGGCTAGGACCAAGCTGGCCGAAAAACTGGGTCTGGCCGGAGACGGCTGGATGGTCTTTCGCGATATGCTCTCAGGGCTGGAATATCTCCGTCCGGCCAGGCAGATCTGGGATAGCGGGCTTTATGTTCAGCTGAACGGCTTTGAGTGCCATGTCTTCACAAACTTTTATCACCAGGCCGATCCAACTGGCGAGTACGCAATGCTGGCTGCAAGTCTGAAAGGCCAGGGAACGCCCAGCATCGAACGGGTCCTGTGGGAACAGCGGATGGAAGGGCTTCTGGGATCATTTGAAGAACTACTGATCCCCCTGCACAATCCGGCCGGGCTGGCCAAGGCCACGGATGATGGTCTGGCAAAGCTGGACCTGGTCCGGCGGACCAGGGAGTCATTACAAAGATTGGTGCCGGAAGCTTCGAAGATATTCGGTTTGCCGGCGGCATCGCTGCCTGCCCCAGAAGAGCTGGCCGCAGAAATCATCGAACGCTTCCGCTGTTCAACCCTGGCTCCGGTAACGCTTGATAAGCGCCTGTCCGCCCTGCTCTCCGCCACCGATAAGGGCGGATTTGATGAGATGGATCTATCTGTCTTTTATGCCTTCCTAGTCTTCCGGCATGTCAATCGGCTGATTCCGCAGCCCCAAGCCCGTGAACTGCTATGGAACCGCCTGGAGAATGTTCTTGAAAATGGCCGACTGCCTGGCGGCAAGACCTACAGTACGCGCCTGCTTGTAGAGGCACTGTCGGAGGGGGACTGGGATTGGCCGATAGTCATGAGAGAAAAGCCTGCGCTGAGGAGATTTTTAGAAAGGCCGAAGGTGCTTCAATACCTGGAATGCAACTGGCACCAGAATGTCCTTTGGTTCAACAAGGAGAATTTTCTTTACCTGGTATTCTGCCTGGCTATGGCCGGCCTGACGTTCGCGCCTGATGGCACCAAGGCCCTCGGCTACCGGCGAATTTTGGTTTTGATATACCGCACTGCATTAAAAATGGTCAACCTGGCCGAATCATCGGGATACGATTATCACCGCCTGATAGAACTATTGGAAGGAGAAATCAAAAATGCCCCCTGA
- a CDS encoding inositol monophosphatase: MHEKELKTAVMAAKKAGALLMKMAQGKLSVKFKSPIDLVTGADQASEALIISIIRKTFPGDDIMTEESQDQRTASKRRWIIDPLDGTTNYAHGFPVWCVSIAFEENGVVKAGAVYNPNLNELFTAAKGRGAFLNGKRIKVSAEKELVKSLLATGFPYDVHTSPENNLQNFQRFIKRAQAVRRPGSAAIDLAYLACGRFDGFWEIKLKPWDAAAASLMITEAGGRITNFSGGRYSIYYPECLASNGKIHKQMLDILKNK; the protein is encoded by the coding sequence ATGCATGAAAAAGAATTAAAGACCGCCGTTATGGCGGCCAAAAAAGCCGGGGCCTTGCTGATGAAGATGGCCCAGGGGAAGCTATCGGTAAAATTCAAAAGCCCCATCGACCTGGTTACCGGGGCCGACCAGGCTTCCGAGGCTCTGATAATCTCCATTATTAGAAAAACTTTCCCCGGTGATGACATCATGACCGAGGAAAGCCAGGATCAGCGCACCGCATCAAAGCGCCGCTGGATAATAGATCCGCTGGACGGAACCACCAACTATGCCCACGGCTTTCCGGTGTGGTGCGTGTCCATCGCTTTCGAAGAGAATGGCGTGGTGAAGGCGGGGGCGGTATACAATCCCAACCTAAACGAGTTGTTCACCGCGGCCAAGGGGCGGGGGGCTTTTTTGAACGGAAAGCGAATAAAGGTCTCGGCGGAAAAGGAGCTGGTCAAAAGTCTTTTAGCCACCGGGTTTCCCTACGATGTCCACACCAGCCCGGAAAATAATCTGCAAAATTTCCAAAGGTTCATCAAACGGGCCCAGGCGGTCCGGCGACCGGGCTCGGCGGCCATCGACCTGGCCTACCTGGCCTGTGGGCGGTTCGACGGGTTCTGGGAGATAAAGCTCAAACCCTGGGATGCGGCGGCGGCATCATTGATGATCACCGAGGCCGGCGGGAGGATAACTAATTTTAGCGGGGGCCGCTACAGCATCTATTATCCGGAATGCCTAGCCTCCAACGGGAAGATACATAAGCAGATGCTGGATATTCTGAAAAACAAGTAA
- a CDS encoding metallopeptidase family protein: MDSAEFNKLVEQAVDDLPQDFRDKLENIAITVEDYPSPAVLRSLGDRAGKHSLLGVYIGIPYNKRPAYHISGKLPDRIELYQKNIESICRTPQEIVEQIKETIIHEVGHYFGLSEEDLERLEGV; encoded by the coding sequence ATGGATAGCGCAGAATTCAATAAATTGGTGGAGCAGGCGGTGGACGACCTGCCGCAGGACTTCAGGGACAAGCTGGAGAATATCGCCATCACGGTGGAGGACTATCCCTCCCCGGCGGTGTTGAGATCGCTGGGGGACCGGGCCGGGAAACATTCCCTGCTGGGGGTGTATATCGGCATTCCCTACAACAAGCGCCCGGCCTACCACATCTCGGGAAAACTGCCGGACCGGATAGAGCTGTACCAGAAGAATATCGAGTCCATCTGCCGCACGCCGCAGGAGATAGTGGAGCAGATCAAGGAGACCATCATCCACGAGGTGGGGCATTATTTCGGCCTGAGCGAGGAGGACCTGGAAAGATTAGAGGGAGTGTGA
- a CDS encoding formate--tetrahydrofolate ligase, protein MPPDLLPIKQVAAGFGIAESELYLYGPHKAKLEPALARRLPQCSTCGRLVLVTATTPTPAGEGKTTTAIGLSMALNKIGLKSIVTLREPSLGPVFGMKGGATGGGASRVLPSDEIDLHFTGDIHAVTTANNLLAAMIDNHIQHGNQLGIDTRRIAWRRVIDMNDRALREIVIGLGGRQNGFAREDAFNISVASEVMAVLCLAEDFADLKARLARMVVGYTSRSKPVTAADLRAVGSMALLLKDAIKPNLVQTSEGTPAIIHGGPFANIAHGTNSLQAIRLAQALSEITVTEAGFASELGGEKFMDFVCQVGKFNVDAVVLVTTLRALKYHGGAGRESLAEKNLEALIKGFDNLDKHIQNMQSFGVPLIVALNYFPDNDPEELELTLKHVRAKNAKAVISDPYNKGSQGCLELAREVDAASRTGAVVKPIYQPEWTIGRKIETIATRMYGAARINYTRQARKDIDLLNKLGYGGLHVIIAKTPSSLSDDPRAIGRPVNFDVDVDRVFLSAGAGFVVAVCGEIMLMPGLPTEPAAQNIDIDQEGNITGLF, encoded by the coding sequence ATGCCCCCTGATCTTCTGCCCATCAAACAGGTGGCTGCCGGGTTCGGCATCGCCGAGTCGGAGCTCTACCTTTACGGGCCCCACAAGGCCAAGCTGGAGCCTGCGCTGGCCCGGCGCCTGCCGCAATGCTCGACCTGCGGCCGGCTGGTGCTGGTGACCGCCACCACCCCCACCCCGGCCGGCGAGGGCAAGACCACCACCGCCATCGGACTGTCCATGGCGCTGAACAAGATCGGCCTCAAATCCATCGTTACCCTGCGAGAGCCTTCGTTGGGTCCGGTGTTCGGCATGAAGGGCGGGGCCACCGGCGGCGGGGCCTCCCGGGTGCTGCCCAGCGATGAGATAGACCTCCATTTCACCGGCGACATCCACGCCGTCACCACCGCCAACAACCTGCTGGCGGCCATGATCGACAACCACATCCAGCACGGCAATCAGCTGGGCATTGATACCCGCCGCATCGCCTGGCGCCGGGTGATAGATATGAATGATCGGGCTTTGCGGGAGATCGTCATCGGCCTGGGAGGCCGCCAGAACGGCTTTGCCCGGGAGGATGCCTTCAACATCTCGGTGGCCTCGGAGGTGATGGCGGTGCTGTGCCTGGCCGAGGATTTTGCCGACCTGAAGGCCCGGTTGGCCCGGATGGTGGTGGGCTACACCTCCCGCAGCAAACCCGTCACCGCAGCCGACCTGCGGGCGGTGGGATCCATGGCCCTGCTGCTGAAGGACGCCATCAAGCCAAATCTGGTGCAGACCTCGGAGGGCACCCCGGCCATCATCCATGGCGGACCATTTGCCAATATCGCCCACGGCACCAATTCCCTCCAGGCCATCCGGCTGGCCCAGGCCCTGTCGGAAATAACCGTCACCGAGGCCGGCTTCGCCTCGGAACTGGGCGGTGAAAAATTCATGGATTTCGTCTGCCAGGTGGGAAAATTCAATGTGGATGCGGTGGTGCTGGTGACCACCCTGAGGGCCCTGAAGTATCACGGCGGCGCGGGCAGGGAGAGCCTGGCCGAGAAGAACCTGGAAGCCCTGATCAAGGGCTTTGACAATCTGGACAAGCATATCCAGAACATGCAGTCCTTCGGGGTTCCGCTGATAGTGGCCCTGAATTACTTCCCGGACAACGATCCCGAGGAGCTGGAGCTTACCCTGAAGCACGTCCGGGCTAAAAACGCCAAGGCGGTCATCAGCGACCCCTACAACAAAGGAAGCCAGGGGTGCCTGGAGCTGGCCCGCGAGGTGGATGCCGCTTCCCGGACCGGAGCCGTGGTGAAACCGATCTACCAACCGGAATGGACCATCGGCCGCAAGATAGAGACCATCGCCACCAGGATGTACGGCGCCGCCCGGATCAATTACACCCGACAGGCCCGCAAGGATATCGATCTTTTGAACAAACTGGGATACGGCGGCCTGCACGTGATAATCGCCAAGACTCCCTCCTCCCTGTCCGACGATCCCAGGGCCATCGGCCGGCCGGTGAATTTCGACGTGGATGTGGATCGGGTCTTCCTGTCGGCCGGCGCCGGTTTCGTGGTGGCGGTCTGCGGGGAGATCATGCTGATGCCCGGCCTGCCAACCGAACCGGCCGCCCAGAATATCGATATAGACCAAGAGGGGAACATAACCGGATTGTTCTGA
- a CDS encoding T9SS type A sorting domain-containing protein, which yields MKKILPIIFILVAFFSIAHAGDYKCSIVGNAGGNGLVIAQGRNDGINRLYSSGKYPYEFSWNGAGWTKDTMSAYPCYPRTITAGFGRNDNICRIFTGDDSRGAIKEYSFDGSTWDSMVIKAGNWEGIRTVEIGNIKNDDTMRVVAGCDDSTTIAYTYEKGSGAWKRDTLGIKRSIVQDIVIGKGRNDDTNRVYSSGDIYWIEYIYRDKWDTTHHQFTVNTGGKLLGALKDDGLQRLYIKESGIHEIEWDGTQWLRSDSAIAYGTYPFSGNGRNDGKQRMYTLGSSMVIDDSIFSDIRIYEWSYNVGQSEDSMWDKKVLDTIALNYGYNFDMAAGVVGDARNDGKNRVYALSELGVIYEWEWDDSLNGVVAEPVTSDRVFSLQLNQNYPNPFNQSTVISYQLTGAGPVKLTVYNIAGQLVKILINNPSPNALGEGRVGSVPKMGSVTWDGRDSQGKPVINGLYFYCLEAGGTRRTKKMILLK from the coding sequence ATGAAAAAGATATTACCTATAATATTTATATTGGTCGCCTTTTTCAGCATAGCCCATGCCGGCGATTATAAATGCTCCATCGTTGGTAATGCTGGTGGCAATGGGCTTGTTATTGCACAGGGCAGAAATGATGGAATAAATCGATTGTATAGTTCAGGTAAATATCCTTATGAATTTAGCTGGAACGGGGCTGGTTGGACCAAAGATACAATGTCAGCATATCCCTGTTATCCGCGTACGATTACCGCAGGTTTCGGTAGAAATGACAATATCTGCCGAATTTTTACCGGTGACGATTCGCGTGGGGCTATAAAAGAGTATAGCTTTGATGGTTCAACTTGGGACAGTATGGTTATAAAGGCTGGCAATTGGGAAGGAATTCGAACTGTCGAGATAGGGAATATAAAGAATGACGATACTATGAGGGTTGTCGCCGGCTGTGATGACAGTACGACCATAGCTTATACCTATGAGAAAGGGAGTGGGGCGTGGAAAAGGGATACACTGGGTATTAAGAGGAGCATAGTTCAGGATATTGTTATTGGAAAAGGACGAAATGATGATACAAACAGAGTTTATTCTAGCGGTGACATCTATTGGATAGAGTATATCTACAGAGATAAATGGGACACAACCCATCATCAGTTTACAGTAAACACAGGGGGCAAGTTGCTAGGAGCATTAAAAGATGATGGTTTGCAACGGTTATATATAAAAGAGTCTGGAATCCATGAGATAGAATGGGACGGCACGCAATGGCTGAGAAGCGATTCTGCTATAGCTTATGGGACTTACCCGTTTTCAGGGAACGGACGGAATGACGGGAAACAACGGATGTACACTTTGGGTAGTAGCATGGTAATAGACGACTCGATTTTCAGTGATATTCGAATCTATGAGTGGAGTTATAACGTTGGGCAAAGCGAAGACTCAATGTGGGATAAAAAAGTATTGGATACCATTGCATTAAATTATGGTTATAATTTCGATATGGCCGCCGGGGTGGTGGGCGATGCCCGGAATGACGGCAAAAACCGAGTATATGCTTTAAGCGAGCTTGGCGTTATATATGAGTGGGAATGGGACGATTCATTAAACGGAGTAGTGGCGGAACCAGTTACAAGTGATAGGGTTTTCAGTTTACAGTTAAACCAAAATTATCCGAATCCCTTTAATCAGTCTACAGTTATCAGTTACCAGTTAACAGGGGCCGGGCCGGTAAAACTTACGGTTTATAATATCGCCGGGCAGTTGGTGAAAATATTGATAAATAATCCCTCTCCTAATGCTTTAGGGGAGGGGAGGGTGGGGTCCGTACCAAAGATGGGCTCCGTAACCTGGGACGGCCGGGACTCCCAGGGCAAACCGGTTATAAACGGGCTTTATTTCTACTGCCTAGAAGCCGGAGGAACTCGACGGACAAAGAAGATGATACTGCTAAAATAA
- a CDS encoding TSUP family transporter, whose amino-acid sequence MLDPMLSWHTYLIVLPLVFFAGLVDSIAGGGGLISLPAYLAAGLPPHFALGNNKFSSSFGTLVATLRYYHGGLIDLKVALVSACFALAGSFLGTRAVLLMDPGFLRYVLIVLVPVVTIFTLLNKNLGVHNNSHQTEVKTKFILAALASGVIGFYDGFFGPGTGAFLILFYTLMLKYDFVTANANTKVVNLASNVAAVITFMAHGKVLYALGIPAAACGIAGNLLGAKMVMTKGARIIRPIFIFVLLLLLAKIGYDMIAGQYHG is encoded by the coding sequence ATGCTTGATCCTATGCTCTCCTGGCATACCTATCTGATTGTCCTGCCGTTGGTGTTCTTCGCCGGGCTGGTGGACTCCATCGCCGGAGGCGGCGGCCTGATCTCGCTTCCGGCCTACCTGGCCGCCGGCCTGCCACCGCACTTCGCGCTGGGCAACAACAAGTTCTCCTCCTCCTTCGGCACCCTGGTGGCCACCCTGCGCTATTACCACGGAGGACTGATCGATCTGAAGGTGGCCCTGGTTAGTGCCTGCTTTGCCCTAGCCGGCTCCTTTTTGGGCACCCGGGCGGTCCTGCTGATGGATCCCGGCTTCCTGCGGTATGTGCTGATCGTGCTGGTCCCGGTGGTCACCATCTTTACTTTGCTGAATAAAAACCTGGGCGTCCATAATAATTCGCATCAGACCGAGGTAAAGACCAAGTTCATTCTGGCGGCTCTGGCCTCCGGGGTGATAGGATTTTACGACGGCTTCTTCGGGCCGGGCACCGGAGCTTTTTTGATACTCTTTTATACCCTGATGCTCAAATACGATTTCGTCACCGCCAACGCCAACACCAAGGTGGTCAACCTGGCATCCAATGTGGCGGCGGTGATAACCTTTATGGCCCACGGCAAGGTGCTCTATGCCCTGGGCATACCGGCCGCGGCCTGCGGCATAGCCGGGAATCTGCTGGGAGCCAAAATGGTGATGACCAAGGGCGCCAGGATCATCCGGCCGATATTCATTTTCGTTCTGCTGCTGTTGCTGGCCAAGATAGGTTACGACATGATCGCGGGGCAATACCATGGATAG
- a CDS encoding DUF2807 domain-containing protein, with translation MKGLNFKPVVGLLVVSLTLISALAYAGEPISQNRDVSGFDKIQVNGAYDLYITQGKEYSLRIEAEPEVLEKIDTEIKAGRLKVSDKKHKIRIGVFKSKTRKIYVTLPELKELCINGSSDVKGQNKFKVGDLSLVVNGSGDIELELEARDIDASIRGAGDIKLKGSADNFNISIAGSGDVSTYELTSQKTFVTISGAGDCKVNSSQELTVNIAGSGDVSYQGSPKVVTKNVSGVGRVHKE, from the coding sequence ATGAAGGGATTAAATTTCAAACCGGTCGTCGGGTTGCTTGTTGTCAGCCTGACATTGATCTCGGCCCTGGCCTATGCCGGCGAGCCCATCAGCCAGAACAGGGATGTCTCCGGATTCGACAAGATACAGGTCAACGGAGCCTATGACCTGTACATAACCCAGGGAAAAGAGTACAGCCTGCGGATAGAGGCCGAGCCGGAAGTGCTGGAGAAGATCGATACCGAGATCAAGGCCGGCCGGCTTAAGGTAAGCGACAAGAAGCATAAGATACGGATCGGAGTATTCAAAAGCAAGACCCGCAAGATCTATGTCACCCTGCCGGAGCTGAAGGAGCTGTGCATCAACGGATCCTCCGATGTCAAAGGCCAGAACAAGTTTAAGGTCGGTGATCTCAGCCTGGTGGTCAATGGTTCAGGGGATATCGAACTGGAGCTGGAAGCCCGGGATATTGATGCCAGCATCCGGGGGGCGGGGGACATCAAACTCAAAGGCAGCGCCGATAATTTCAATATTTCCATAGCCGGTTCGGGCGATGTTTCGACCTATGAACTGACCAGCCAGAAGACCTTCGTAACTATCAGCGGGGCCGGCGACTGCAAGGTGAACTCCAGTCAGGAACTGACGGTCAACATTGCCGGCAGTGGTGATGTCAGCTATCAGGGAAGCCCCAAGGTGGTGACAAAGAATGTGAGCGGGGTGGGCCGGGTGCATAAGGAATAA
- a CDS encoding sigma-70 family RNA polymerase sigma factor, whose protein sequence is MASENKDQLLIDRCLAGDSRAFNDLINRYKRQIFALIFRLVHNQSDAEDIAQNTFIKAYKNLGSYDPSYPFLTWLFKIAHNSAIDFLRAKKPESLSIHDEENPLDIEATDTSLEERIEAASQQELIDKVLGTLPPLYREILILRHQQELSYEEIAETLDIPVGTVKIRLFRARDIMKQKLVKLGYG, encoded by the coding sequence ATGGCTTCCGAAAACAAAGACCAACTATTGATAGACCGGTGTCTGGCCGGCGACAGCCGGGCCTTCAACGATCTGATCAACCGCTATAAAAGGCAGATATTCGCCCTTATCTTTCGCCTGGTCCACAACCAGAGCGATGCCGAGGATATTGCCCAGAACACCTTCATAAAAGCTTACAAGAACTTGGGAAGCTACGATCCATCCTACCCTTTCCTTACCTGGCTGTTCAAGATCGCCCATAACTCGGCCATCGATTTCTTGCGGGCAAAAAAACCGGAATCGCTCTCCATCCACGACGAAGAAAATCCCTTAGATATCGAGGCCACTGACACCTCGCTGGAGGAAAGGATCGAGGCCGCCTCCCAGCAGGAGCTGATAGACAAGGTGCTGGGCACCCTGCCTCCCCTCTACCGCGAGATCCTAATACTTAGACATCAGCAGGAACTTTCGTATGAGGAGATCGCAGAGACCCTGGACATCCCGGTGGGCACTGTCAAGATACGACTCTTTAGGGCCAGAGACATCATGAAGCAGAAACTGGTCAAGTTGGGCTACGGCTAA
- a CDS encoding lipocalin family protein, with product MLITSPLLAQKQELPPLQTVPKVDLNRYLGTWYEIATIPQRFQKGCTAVSATYTLRPDGKIKVLNECRKDSLNGKYKAAKGKAWVVDTVSNAKLKVQFFWPFSGAYWIIELDSSYQYAVVGHPDRKYLWILSRSRKMDDSLYNDLMKRIQNHGYNLSGIIKTSQPE from the coding sequence ATGCTGATCACTTCCCCATTGCTGGCCCAGAAGCAGGAACTGCCGCCGTTGCAGACGGTCCCCAAGGTGGACCTGAACCGCTACCTGGGCACCTGGTACGAGATCGCCACCATCCCCCAGCGTTTCCAAAAGGGCTGCACCGCCGTCTCCGCCACCTACACTCTCCGGCCGGACGGCAAGATAAAAGTGCTCAACGAATGCCGCAAGGATTCCCTCAACGGGAAATACAAGGCAGCCAAAGGCAAGGCCTGGGTAGTGGACACGGTATCCAACGCCAAGCTCAAGGTCCAGTTCTTCTGGCCCTTCTCCGGGGCCTATTGGATAATCGAGCTGGACAGCAGTTACCAGTATGCGGTGGTGGGCCACCCCGACCGTAAATATTTATGGATATTGTCCCGCAGCCGTAAAATGGATGATTCTCTCTACAACGATCTGATGAAGAGGATACAGAACCACGGCTATAATCTGTCCGGGATCATCAAGACATCCCAACCGGAGTGA